A window of Bacillus sp. DX3.1 genomic DNA:
TGGTTCGAAATCATAAAGTGAAACTTTAATCAGTAGGGTTTTCTTCATCCCCCACTGATTATTAGCCCTCATCAATCGGGCTTTTACGGGCAGTTTATCCCCCACCTAACTTCTTTGCTTTCTGCAGAAATTTGAGGTGGAGGTATTACTGCCCGTTATTGCAGGATAAAAAAAAGCATTCCGAAATTCGGAATGCTTTTTTCGCATAATTAGTTTTTAGTAACGTTAGCAGCTTGAGGTCCGCGGTTACCTTCAGTGATTTCGAAAGAAACTTCTTGACCTTCTTCTAAAGTTTTGAAGCCTTCGCCTTGAATAGCTGAGAAATGAACGAATACGTCTTCTCCGCCTTCAACTTCGATAAAACCGAAACCTTTTTCACCGTTAAACCATTTTACTTTACCTGTTTGCATGTCATGTACCTCCTAAATAAAAATGAAACTATGAATCCACATGAAAAGGTGGATATAAAGGACATGAATGTATCACAAGCCTAACGCCTTGAAGTAAACACGCTTTATTTCCGTACCACATTATGTAGCTCAATAGTGACTTCACTATATCACGGTATATGGAAAACGTCAAATGAGAACACTTTCATCTCAAAATTTTCTTTTCCTCTTCTAAAGAAATATAATAGTTACATGCAGAGAAAATCAAAAAATTCCACTTCTCATTAGAAAATTAACAAAATTTAAATTCTCTAAAATCCAAAATTTCTGTACAATATACTTATATATTACATTCGAGGTGAAG
This region includes:
- the cspD gene encoding cold-shock protein CspD; translated protein: MQTGKVKWFNGEKGFGFIEVEGGEDVFVHFSAIQGEGFKTLEEGQEVSFEITEGNRGPQAANVTKN